One stretch of Anguilla anguilla isolate fAngAng1 chromosome 5, fAngAng1.pri, whole genome shotgun sequence DNA includes these proteins:
- the znf280d gene encoding zinc finger protein 280C: MSELFMECEEEELEPWQRRIPEINLVDDDDDDDDEPIFVGEIRSSKVTPNTRPSPAPVVKAVNQRQILPAATRSVMPVSPVMRAGATVPTSPQRPPQATPGPQPVSCSSSGPIVPQLAVRATAQSVTKSLLIPVASQPGSLPTVTQSVSHVSHALSAQSHQPIIINNQGYIVTSSQITNNSTFIASLGNQYPPGTSFTVLPAGQQLLPQVTSAKAVPGVVHRPQVQLIQNNIVTLANVQSPPQPKQPAAQFCPTKLQPIQMNAATLQPIQVVSSAVQSKLVTPPKPQNSPGATSKQPSPLLQVMSNTTGIGMNAVKRDSPPDATSNATKRTKLELGASNVSDCTQNGTPFRKKCPRCNIQFNLPDPMRNHMRYCCSHLIDSVFPTTSKLGKPSPPVRMMDAEKGKLIMLVTEFYYGRHEGDKIAQKDQKASITFKCNSCLKVLKNNIRFMNHMKHHLELEKQSNESWDSHTTCQHCFRQYSTPFQLQCHIESAHSPYESTTNCKICELAFETEQVLLEHMKDNHKPGEMPYVCQVCNYRSSFFSEVESHFRSVHENTKDLLCPFCLKVLRSGHMYMQHYMKHQKKGIHRCGKCRLNFLTYKEKADHKTQFHRTFKKPKTLEGLPPGTKVTIRASLLGGSSTSAGAPSRSIVSIMPSSPTSKQPSKSHSSTAKSKSSSQNSGPGRARPFQTKKQERLNSKLQERSNEALRNVRNHMGEQICVECYTKVTDFYSHYPMVLNCGACKYRTCCKKSFENHMIRFHSAVSRDRFRKTKKPRGSLRSITLVCLNCDFLADASGTNLMSKHLLDRPNHNCQVIIEKGISSTEEKPKTGPELQTSAGDPGDFTRVESDVPSGDLDPADTSRKDKGDPQLDSHNKPSEESQAEPSEVKDSRPASETESKGGEMPEGSRTDANDRGIPENEEKEKDETPAKAPEPVERDTSPGEPSGGSPSEKEKQEEPLSEPTPPSRPADRETEEVEEEEEEDGSPKEDVPFEEFLRKAEEPESAGSDASEQGSAHLEPLTPSKVLEHEATEIMQKGSSPAPESKAEAPSDSADETSRPSSPDKSKDASA; the protein is encoded by the exons ATGTCGGAGCTTTTTATGgagtgtgaggaggaggagctagAACCATGGCAAAGGAGGATCCCAGAAATTAATTTGGTggatgatgacgatgacgacgACGATGAACCAATTTTTGTTGGAGAGATCCGTAGCTCCAAAGTGACTCCAAACACCAGGCCAA GTCCCGCTCCTGTCGTAAAAGCTGTCAACCAGCGGCAGATCCTGCCAGCCGCCACCCGGAGCGTCATGCCCGTTTCGCCGGTGATGAGGGCCGGGGCCACCGTGCCGACGTCCCCCCAAAGGCCCCCACAGGCCACGCCCGGCCCTCAGCCCGTCTCCTGCAGTTCCTCCGGACCCATAGTGCCCCAGCTCGCTGTCAGGGCAACAGCGCAGTCCGTCACCAAGTCCTTACTCATTCCTGTGGCATCTCAGCCTGGATCCCTGCCCACCGTCACACAGTCCGTGTCCCACGTGTCCCACGCCTTATCCGCACAGTCTCACCAGCCCATAATTATCAACAACCAG GGCTACATAGTGACATCTTCCCAGATAACCAACAATTCTACGTTCATCGCTTCTCTTGGGAATCAGTATCCACCTGGAACATCTTTCACCGTTCTTCCAG CTGGACAGCAGTTGCTGCCACAGGTGACTTCTGCGAAGGCTGTACCAGGGGTGGTCCACAGGCCCCAGGTGCAACTAATACAGAACAACATTGTCACCCTGGCCAACGTGCAGAGCCCTCCGCAGCCAAAGCAGCCGGCTGCGCAATTCTGCCCTACCAAACTGCAGCCTATACAAATGAACGCGGCCACACTTCAGCCCATACAGGTTGTATCGTCTGCAGTGCAAAGCAAGCTCGTCACCCCGCCAAAACCACAGAACTCTCCTGGTGCCACATCCAAGCAGCCGTCACCTTTACTGCAGGTCATGAGCAATACTACAG GAATCGGGATGAATGCAGTTAAACGGGACTCTCCACCTGATGCCACAAGCAATGCCACTAAAAGGACTAAACTGGAATTGG GAGCTTCCAATGTTTCTGATTGCACACAAAATGGGACTCCTTTTAGAAAGAAGTGTCCAAGGTGCAATATTCAATTTAACCTCCCAGATCCAATGAGAAATCATATGAGG TACTGCTGTTCTCATTTGATAGACAGTGTTTTCCCGACAACGTCCAAGCTGGGTAAACCTTCCCCTCCAGTCAGGATGATGGATGCCGAGAAAGGAAAACTCATTATGCTGGTCACTGAATTTTACTATGGGAGGCATGAGGGGGACAAGATAGCCCAGAAGGATCAGAAGGCCAGCATCACTTTTAAGTGCAACAGCTGCCTGAAAGTCCTGAAGAACAATATCAG GTTCATGAACCACATGAAGCACCACttggagctggagaagcagagCAATGAAAGCTGGGACAGCCACACAACCTGCCAGCACTGCTTCCGCCAGTACTCCACCCCCTTCCAGCTGCAGTGCCACATCGAGAGCGCCCACAGTCCATACGAGTCTACCA CCAATTGCAAAATATGCGAGTTAGCCTTTGAGACTGAGCAAGTGCTCTTGGAACATATGAAAGACAATCACAAGCCTGGTGAAATGCCCTATGTTTGccag GTCTGCAACTACAGGTCATCGTTCTTCTCTGAAGTGGAGAGTCACTTCCGCTCCGTTCACGAAAACACTAAAGATCTCCTCTGTCCCTTTTGCCTTAAAGTCCTCAGAAGTGGCCACATGTATATGCAGCATTATATGAAGCATCAG AAAAAAGGAATTCATCGATGTGGCAAATGTAGGCTGAATTTTCTCACTTATAAAGAGAAAGCGGATCACAAGACTCAATTCCATAGAACATTTAAGAAACCCAAAACCTTAGAGGGGCTCCCTCCGGGAACGAAG GTCACCATTCGTGCTTCTCTGTTGGGCGGGTCCTCCACTTCAGCCGGCGCCCCGAGCAGGTCCATCGTCAGCATCATGCCCAGCAGCCCCACCTCCAAACAGCCGAGCAAGTCGCACTCCAGCACAGCAAAATCAAAGTCCTCCTCACAGAACAGCGGCCCTGGAAGGGCCAGGCCTTTCCAGACCAAGAAACAAGAACGCCTCAACTCCAAACTACAGGAAAGGAGCAATGAGGCACTGAGGAATGTCAG AAATCACATGGGCGAGCAGATATGTGTTGAATGTTACACAAAAGTCACAGACTTCTATTCTCACTATCCAATGGTGCTGAACTGCGGTGCCTGCAAGTATCGTACGTGCTGCAAGAAGTCTTTTGAAAATCATATGATCAG GTTTCATAGTGCTGTTTCCAGAGACCGATTTAGAAAAACGAAGAAGCCTCGGGGTAGTCTACG GAGTATAACCCTCGTTTGTCTCAACTGTGACTTCCTGGCGGATGCATCGGGCACCAACCTCATGAGCAAACATTTGCTTGACAGACCAAACCACAATTGTCAGGTCATCATCGAGAAAG GAATTTCTTCTACTGAggaaaaacccaaaactgg GCCAGAGCTTCAAACATCTGCAGGAGACCCTGGTGACTTTACG AGAGTTGAATCGGACGTTCCGAGTGGAGATTTGGACCCTGCGGATACAAGCAG AAAGGACAAAGGAGACCCTCAACTCGATTCTCATAACAAGCCATCCGAGGAAAGTCAGGCAGAACCTTCGGAGGTCAAAGATTCCAGGCCTGCTTCTGAAACGGAGAGCAAAGGAGGTGAAATGCCTGAAGGCAGCCGGACTGATGCGAATGATAGAGGGATCCCAGAGAAcgaagagaaggaaaaagacGAGACTCCTGCAAAGGCACCAGAGCCGGTCGAGAGGGACACATCACCAGGAGAGCCCAGTGGCGGAAGCCCATCtgagaaagaaaagcaggaggagccgTTGTCAGAACCCACGCCTCCCTCCAGACCCGCTGACCGTGAgacagaggaggtggaggaggaggaggaggaggatgggtcGCCAAAGGAGGACGTACCGTTCGAGGAGTTCCTGAGAAAAGCCGAAGAGCCGGAGTCGGCCGGCTCGGATGCCAGCGAGCAGGGCAGCGCCCACCTGGAGCCCCTCACTCCCTCAAAAGTACTGGAGCACGAGGCCACCGAGATCATGCAGAAGGGCAGCAGCCCAGCTCCCGAAAGCAAAGCTGAAGCTCCCTCTGACAGCGCCGATGAAACCAGccgcccctccagccccgacAAATCTAAAGACGCCTCGGCCTGA